The nucleotide sequence GCATTTTCTCGCCACTGCAGACTGAGGTATCTTACCTTGATCGTAAGTCATCAAGAGGAgcaagatggtgatgaagatcTGCCAGTTGCTGCAGTTGGCAAGATATCCTGTCAAGAAGCCATTGCTTGGAACTGCTGTTACAGGGAGGGTCCCATTGCGCAGCATGCCGCTGTCCTGTATGTCCATAATCATGTTGAAGGTCGCCCTAGGAGTTGAGAGCTTGATTCATCCAGACAACGAGCCGGTAACAAGGCCTTTAAGTACTGAATGCCCGAAGGCCGGCTGACTGACTCAACTCTTTGCTTTATCATCCAGGTCGGCCGACCTTTGAAACGAACCGAATCCGAATACAAGACAAATCCCCAACTCTGACTGGCCAGATCTCAAGCCAAGTCGATCCCCCGAGAGAATCTCCGTAACTCTGGTAGATTCACAGTGTCTACAACAGGGATCTCTATCAACCCTGAAGATCCGGCAAGACCTGCCATGACCATTTGCGTACTAGACTCCGAACCAGAGTGTGGGGAACACATTTTCCATCACGCTATGGCCACGATAAAGGACAAACGGGCAATTCCGGGGAatgaagaaaaaggagaTCTGTAAAATCTGCTGATGCCATCGAAATAAGCTGAGGCCAACCTCTCGGCCAGTCACCAAATCCGAGGCTTGGTGTTGGTCCGGTTATAACGGTTATTCTTATTGCCGGTCAACGGTTGCGGAGTCTAGTCCTGTTTAGTTCTAGTCTCCGAAACAAGCTTGAATCCGAATACGGGCGCCAACTCTGTTTTTGCGTCAACACTTTTTTTGCCAAACGAttgaaggaagagaagggagagtAGAATTGTTTGGTATTGCTTTATGTCAACATGGCCTCCCACCGCTGCTGAAATATTACCCCTCGTGGTGTTTCCATCCATAATATCCTCTTGAAGTGTACAAGTACATCCTCCCAAGTCTGGATCTTGAGAGATGTCGCGGCTAGATAAGCCTGTTCCGTAAACCATTTGCTGTTGATAGGGTCAATTGAAGACACCATTCCCACAGAAAATATCCAGAGTTTTAGTGACTCATCGACGTCGCTTCCCACCAGGACTTCGAGATAACTTCGAAATTGTTGCATGATGGTCATGACCAAGCCGATGTGTGAATAATATGTCGTGCCGTGGATCGCGAGCATGTACAGCGCCATCGCGTACCGAAGACTTTCCGAGGCGGCCGACTGTTGCAAATTTTCCGTGCAGAGTGGCGGTAACAGGAGCAACTTGTGCACCACGAAACAAGTAAGGTCGTGCAGCTCAGTCCCTGATAAGCTTGATGCTTCTTGTGATATGCTGCGAAGGCGGGTTAAGATGTCGATCACAGCAGGGTCGATATCCAGGTCGTCGATGGCCTCACTCGGCGACTCAAAATCCGGTGACGCCAGCAGCCACTGCAGCGTCGGGCACACCCCATCCCCAATCCCTAGATCGTCTTGAATAGGAAATTGAGGTGCGCCTGTAACAAGCATTGAAACCCTACCGGCATATTAGCAAGCGTCCGCCTCTGAGACGGGTGTACTTACCAAGCAATCATCCTCGCCGTTAGTGGACTTGATTGCCGGACGTGGCTTATCCCGCCTCTCACTCCGACTATGCGTTTAACCCCGTCAATGTGGGTTCTGCTAGCTTCGACATTTCCTTTTCCGTGCTATCCGCAGACGTATAAGTAGGGGGGAGACCTGACAGGAACGAGTTCTTACCTCGATTGCAGCCAAGGTGACCACAGAGTTCAACGTGTCATCCTGAAAGGCCAGCGAAAAATTCTCAATCTTCTGTCGTATTAGAGATACGGAATCGACCATGAGGAGTTCCGAGATTGGAAATCCCTTGTGCGCCCTTAATTCCTCGTCTAGACATGCTGTCTGTATTGATACATGAAACAGGGCAGGGTCCGCGAGTGCCAGCGGCCACCATGATACGATGAAGGGATTCGATATCATACTAAGATCCAGCGGGTAATATTGAAAGGCAATATTAGAGAGAACTAATCAAGTCAGCTTTCAGACGTAAAAACGTACGTGGTGGCATACAATGGTGTATCAGGCGTTGAACATGTATCCGGGAGAGTCGGGTAGGCGGATACGAATCAAACGGATCAAAAGACGTGTCTACAGAGTTCAATAGCTTCACTGAGCCATCATGAACCTTTCTAGACATCTTGACATCCCTCTGAGCTATGCAAGTAACCTTGCTTGCCTTGTTGATCATGGTCCTGCCATGCCCCGGACCCTCCGGCGCCTGAAGAGTCAATGGCTCATTAGCGTAAACGCAAGAAACCCTCCTCTTGATGCATCTCGAGCACCGCGGGGTCCGAAGATCGCAGCTGTGCTTTGCCTTTGCGCAGGCGTTGCAGGATCTGCGGAGAGTAGTGCGCATAATTGAGGGTTGTAGGAGAAGGCCGTGTGTCTTGTCAGCGGCAAGAATGAGCTGAGATGCTGGGCATGGACATTTATAACGCTGGATCTTTGGGTGGGGCCGTTGATTATCTAACCTGATTCAGTTGGAGGGAGTGGGCTACCCTACATTCCTGGCATTTTCAGTGTCGCGTGGACATTGAGAATGCGCGAACTTGAAAGCAAAGATAGTGGAACTAATTAAGACCATACGAAACAATGAAGCTGTCGACTTCCTTTATACGTTGGTTGACGCGTGGTGTGATCTTCTACTCCCACGCGCTTTCTCCGGTTGTTCCCTATCTCATCCGATCCCTGCAGAGCTCGTACTGTCTAGATGGACAAGAATCACATGTATATTTACTACTAACCATCCGTGTTGTCTATGGTTGCTCTCACATTGACAAGTCTATTTTCGTTGTATTTATTAAGTATCGAGATGTTTTTGCCATTGAGTGCCACAATCCACAAAGCCACTTGAGACTTGCGACTGATTACAACAAGAGAAAAATTATGCGCTACTCAGGAGAACTAGACAGGTTATAGCAATGAGTGAAATGGCCTTTATGACATCATTCGATTGAGAAGAACCTTTTTTCCCCATGGCCTCGCACTTTCTGTCTTGAGATAGATAGGTATCTATGTGGAGGAAAATAGGCCAGTTGACTGAACTGAGAAAGACGGGAAGTCGAAGAAACTTGGCCATATATCACTCAGAACTGAAGAGGATGCGTATCAGGCACTTCAATAGACGAAGACGTTTATATGTCTATTGGCGCTGGCGTGTTCAACTGGGTAGCAATGATTCGAGCGAAGTGTATTATCCAACACTAGGCGCTACCACACGTACAATTGCTATTTGATGACTTGATAATAACTCAATGTATTGAAAGTCATGAAATTCTGCTCAGCCTCCAGTACAACTCTTCCTTTGACAATGAAAGACACTAGCAAGGGTTGAAAACGCAACGCTGGAAGCGCAAGTGCAACCTGGCAACTAGTAACAGCAGATTGACTTTCTATACTAACTTTCTTCGTCCCATCGACGCATGCCCATTTGGGAAATGAAATCACCGGTGTTATTAAGTTAAGCACTTACCACATTTCTCTTCTGATGAAGCTTCTATCTATTCGCTCAGTTATCTCATCaagggctgggcttcaactatgACAAAGACTACTATCAGTAAGTCACAGCATCATATCTCCATGTTTACGTAGTGACTTCTTTATTTTAGTCTTTTCTATTGCATGCAATAGAAGACATAATTAAGCTAAGGAGTATATCCAACATAGCAGTAAAGAACAGTGACTGATATGATATTCCCATGGAACTTTCTGCCACATAGGGGAATTGAAAATGCTAATGATCATGCAACGATAGTGGCCTAGCGTTTTAGGATAAGACAACTAGCGAGGGTTAATACACAAGTGATGGCATGATGTACTGAATATGCTCAACAACGAGTAAAAGGCCAATAATAGCACATAGAAACATGGTGCTATTGATAAACAAGGTGAGTTTGAATTGCTATATTATGATGATTGATCTTAAACTCTCGGCGAAAGAGATCACCAAGTAGGTGGGGCAAGAACGGAATGTCAGTCAAGATGTCAGTAGACGAGGTGTGGTAGTGGAAGCGCAGTTTGAGATTAGATATCATATCTTCTCTATATCCTCAAGGCCCCCCTTCCCTTGAAAAGTCGGCTCGTCAAGATCAGGCCTCCTCCGACCAAGATGGTCAAACCCGCCCATATCCAAGCACCGTTGTACCCTTTCGCCCTGCGCAATGCTCCGGCAACAGGTGGCCCAAACAACAGCGCGAAGGACATGACAGAAAACGCCATGCCAAACCTCGTTCCAATCATCCTGGGATCACTCGCCAACCTCACAAAGATGGTTGGCTGCAAAGCGAAGAACGACCCCGTGAAGAAGCCGTGAACAAGGACGGTGACGAGGAGCCGAGGGAGAGAGGTGGCCGACATGAGGCATAAGCTGGTGATGCCCAAGGCCACTGCCGTTGCAATGATCATGTTCATTGGACCGATTCTTTGAGCAAGGAGAGCGGGGAAAATGCGCCCAAAGATCGAACTGCTGTTGAGAATGGCGAGCAGGTACAGAGCTAGCTTGGGTGACACAATATCCTGGCCGAGGGCGTAGGGTTGGATGTAGACAAAAGGTGTGTACATGCCGAGGAATACTGAGAAGCATCCAGCTACGAAGAGTAGATATGGCCAGTCAGTAAAGGCGGTTCTATCAACAAGTGAACGTCGCTGACGTGGCTCTTTGGCAGCGCCTCTGGGTCGAAGAACGATATTCGCGAAACCCAGcatgacgaggagaagcaaaGCAACTGCGCGCACAGCCCATGGCAGAGTGGTTCGCGCGTGAATCTCCCGAACCATGATTGGCAGCAAGACACTAAAACAACATTAATGGCTGCGCAAGGCTCCCGAGGTAATCTACTTACCCGCCCAGGCCGCTTCCACACGCGGCGACTCCATTGGCAAGAGGTAGCTTGGTGGTGAACCAGAGCGAGGTGATGGCCACGCTCAGGATCGAGAGACAACCAGCTCCAATGCCGATCATCAAGCCTTGTGTGAGAATATACTGCCAGTATCGATTGCACAGACTTTGCAGTACCGTaccgatgacgatgaagaaagATCCCATGGCGAGAAGATGACGAAAGTAGCCTGCATCGTAGATCGGTCCCATCACGAAACCTGAAAACACCATGAGAAAGGTCTGGAGAGATCCAATGACCGAAATCTGGAATGGTGTGCGGCTTGAAAGTTCGTCATTTTCGTAAATGGTCTGAAAGGATCCAAAGCTGGCTATGAGACCTGTTCAAGATGGTCAGAAATTGCCCAATGGTCTGGACTTATATGGATGCATACCCCAAGTGCAAAAATAAAGACAAAATGAACCTGCAACTtgcagccaagccaggaGGCCTCCATCCGGAATGACCGTCGACGTGGACGCATCATTGACCGACGGGGCCTCATCTGACGCCTCTTTAGAAGAAGCCATGGCAAACAAGCAGCGAATGCACAGGCTCAATATTTGAAGCTGTACGACGAGACCAATAAAAGAGGGCTAGCACAGACTAATAATCGAACCTCGAACGACGCGCCAAGTGGCGGAGTCAATGCCGAGGCCCCATTTTACCAAGTTTTTCTCTCATGCGTGGATTACATTATCGCGTCCCACAAGGCCGCGCGCGCTTCCTTTGTCATCACGGACATATTTCCGCTCAGGACGAGGGAGTAAAGGGCTTGGCAGGGCGCCTAGTGGAAGGAATGAAACCCAATCTCAGGAGATCGGGGCGAATAGGACGACATGGGATATCCCGGAGAATTAAGAAACGGTCAAGGCCCAGGTTCATTGCCGGAACATCACACCACGAGGTTCCACTTGGCTTCAAACATGGGGGTTTTTGAAGATACTTGCCCAGTGTCATGGACAAGGACCATGACGTTTTAGCAGCTGAAGCCGACCTTCCTGATATGATCGTGGACCCTAGCTTCGCCGAATTACCTACAAATGGTGCTATATCCGGTTGTAACACGCAGGTACTACAGTTGCATTAGTGTTCAGGGAATAGTCAAGCCCTGCGAAGCCGAGTGGGATTGAGAAGCCGAATTCCAGAAGCCGAGCTTGGAAGGTGATTGTAGAAGGGACTTTGGTCTTTCACTTGGAACCAGGAACCGCAATGCTTTTACAATGTGACGTCTTATCTTCAACTGACACGTCGTAATCTGTGCCGTGTGACAGCTAAGCTGAAACTTTGTCACAGCAAAGATATCCTGGGCATCACGGCTTACAGCTGCTGAATCTGGCAAGTCAAAAACGTCAACAAACGCAATCAATCTCTCACTCTTGTTTATGGTCGTTCATGCGGCTATTCTAGGAAGGTGGGCGTAAACTCAATTTTTAGATTCGGTACAAGCTACTAATTTACACAAAGACCCCTGATCTGATAAGATGCAGATCCCCCAATACTCAAGACTGAGCCAGGATGTTGCTCAAGTATGCACTccagccatcgtcatcgacgCTTTGGCTCACGTATCCAATGTACATGTCTGGTCTTACAACCACCACCGATGGCTTGCTTGCATCGGCCCAATCCGCCGAGAACACAATCTCCCCTTCAGCCAGCTCATGGTGTCCATTCGCGACTCCCTGTGGCAGTACCGTAAAGACAGAAACCTGATCATTACCAGGTGCATCCTTGAGATGCTGTCCAAtagacaacaccaagaactTCCCATACGAAACACTGGAGTACAGTCTAGTCTCGTCAGAGCCGGTGGCCAAGACCATGTCAGGGCAGCGATCGCCTGGTCTCCAGATCCCCTGCTGCTCCCCACTGATGAGCGGAGTAGGGAACTCATTATAGCTGACACCCATGCCTACATCCCCTGTTAGCGGACTCCCCGAAAGTCTAATCGAGCCTTGCACACTGACCTGTGATGAAACCAGCATTTCGTTCAATCGTGGACACATACTTCTTGGCCTCATGGACCGTGTCTCGAACTAGTTTAGCTGCGACGCCGATGACTTGCTCGGCTGTAGATCTTCGCTCAATGTCGTAGCTCTGGATGACCTTTTCAAGCGCGCTCTCAGCCAAAAGGGAAGGTTGGACAAGGAGTCTGAGACGCCAGGCTAGAGCGAATGCATCGGCAGCACCCGTGTTCAGGCCTTGACCGCCGTTGACGGAATGGACGTGGGCAGCATCTCCAGCAAGGAAGAtgcggccatggccatcctTAGAGACAAAGGATCCGGCGATCCTCTCCTTAACTAGAAAGCGTTAGCTGAAGATCGGCACGATGTCACCTAATGCGCTTACTGGTAAAGGTGCTGAACCATTCAGTCTTCTTGAAGTCGACTCTGTAAGGAGCCAGATGCTCTTTAATCGATGCCTCAGCAAGCGGCTGAGTGACTTCTCCCTTGAGAAGAACGTAGAAGCGGGACATGCCGCGCTCTCGAGGGATCCAGGCCACCCGAGATTGGCCGTCCAGCTCAAAGGTGATAATCTCAGGGCAGGTGGGGAAATCGGTATCCAGGAAGGTATCGAGGACAGCCCAGACCATCTCGGGCTTTGTGCCGGTGAAGCTAATGCCCAGAGTGTTCCTCACAAAGGACCTCGCACCATCGGCACCAACAGCGTACTTGCTCTGGATCTTGCGACCTGAGCTTGTCGTGACTTCAACAAAGTCATCGGTCTCTGTGATGTCGGTGACGTGCTCATTGTAAGCAACGACACCTTCAAGTCGATTGTTCATGACCTGTTCGACCACAGGCTGGCCGATCATGAGGAAGTTCTTGTGAAGGGCGTTCTGGATGCCCACCCACCATTCGTTCTGGCGGGACTTGAAGTCTCCATCCTTGAAGGTAGAGCTTGCTTTACGGAGGTAAGCAGAGGATTTCAATATCAGTAGGTGAAGGCTTACTGTTGCACTTGAGGCCATCTgggaggagctcatcgagaaTACCAGCGACTTCAAAGTACTGCTGAGTGCGAGCATTCAAGGCATCAGCtcgaccaagctcaagcGTAGATGGCTTTTCGTCTGTACACTCGTCAGTATGTTACTAACGGCACAGTTCTCTTGTCACTTACCCAGCACTCGGACCGAAACACCCAGAGGCTTCAGAAGAAGGGCAATGAAGAGGCCGGTAGGGCCACCTGATGTTGTTAGCGAAGTCCAtaaaaaagcaaagaaacTCACCTCCAACAATGGTGACATCAACTTGTTCCATGACTGCAAGAACACAAAGACGAGAATAACGAGAATAACGGGTAATACAGAATGACTCTACTCTTTGAAAAAAAATCCAGCCAGACTTGTACAACTTGTATCATATCCAAACATCGGAAATACTCGCCCATCCTCGTCACCCAAAACAAGCCCATGAACCCATGCCCCTGACCACGCAAGGGATTTCCTCGGCAGAGTCCCCACCCACCGGCCGGACCCGATTCCTCCTGCGGGTCGGGCCTTGTAAGCAGAACCGGCATTGCCCCCTTGATCTAAGATGGGATGACCGGTGGGATAGCCGAGCGCGCGGCGCCGATCCACCGCGGTGGGATGTACTCCGCCACCGGCTTTTTAGCTCGGGATGATTTGCATCAAAGCGCCGTGACGACGCAAGCCCTTGTTCCGCATACCTTGTTTCAATAATTCTGCTTGTCTCGCCAAGGAATCAAGCGCCTCAGGGGATTACGCAACGGCCTTCTAGTTCTGGCCTCACTCCGGCGGTGCATCAGGTTGAATTTCCAATTTGGTAATGCTTATGCAAAAACAAGAGTTGGCCGAAGAATTTTCGGTGACGTTTTGAACATCAGATTAGATCTTTCGATTCTTGAATGCCCAGGGGTTCGAACAGCCTCGGAATCTCGGAGCAATTCCAGACCTGGATACACCTATCGTATGTGTGTTGTTATCCTCGGTCTTTCCAGTACAGGGGAGGGGATAAAATTTTTGCCTTCAAGACATTTATTGCCATGTATTTCCCGTCGGGTTTGAACTCAAATAGTAGTAGCTTCAACAGTActtcttcccttcttctgTACTTTGTTTCTCCATCACTCTTCAAGTTCTTTTGCAGCTCTCTTCACAATGGCTGTAGCCGATGTCACTTCATATCCCCCCGTTCAGCCAAGCTTCCTCCATGATGTGGCCGCAGACAGCATGAAGCCTCTGGCTTCTGCCGTCGACACCTCGGCTCTCGAGACTTCTTCAAAGATTCTCGACATCATTGGAAGATATCGTCTGAACAAGGGAGAAAATATCTACGCCAGTGCTGATCAGTCTGTCCTCAAGTTCATTGCCCTCATCTACACACATGTCAAGGCTCAGCAGGCCGTGCCGCTTTGCCTTCCTGCATTTCCCTTCAAGTCACCAAACTCGACGTCCAAGGTCCTTGGAAAGCTGCCTGACAAGGCGGAAGAGTTTGCCTTGAGCCATCTGAATGGCATGTGTCAGGCGATTGCAGACATTTATCCTCCTGGAGCAAAGCTCACTATTATCTCGGATGGTCTTGTGTACAATGGTGTGTTATCCCCTTATTTCACTGCTCGTACAAGACACTAACGCTGTTAGACCTTCTTGGTGTCCCCGACAAGGATGTCTGGGGATATGGAGAGACTCTCAGAGCCCTCGCCGCATCCAAGGGGTTTGCTCACATCTCGTTTGCCCGTCTTCGAGACCTCGTCGACATTGATCTACCAaaggagcttgatgagatgaCATATGTCGCCAATGCTTCCAACTTCCGTCGTGCCCTCCTCAACACATTCAGCAAGCCCGGTTGGACCTGGGACGAGGTCCGCCAGGCTGAAGATGCATGCATGACGTATCGAGGCTACATCAAGTTCCTGCAGACCGACTTGGAGACTGTGTACCCTATTGGAGAGGACCGCACCAAGTCCCGGTATAAGAGGGGAACTGAGTACATTGCTAAGCAGATGATGGCTCGAGGCGATGTAAGTACTGACAGAGTGGAAATAAGATGATGAGACTAACACAGACAGGCATTTGCCAACGCCGTGCGTCAGAAGTATCCTGACCATGTCCGCctgtccatccatccttctACTGGCGCTGTTAAGCTATCCATCAGCTTGCTGCCCACTGATAGCATCTACACGACACCATGGCATAGCACCTTGGTCCTGAAGTTGGACGGAACCATCGAGACCGGAATGCGGTCCCAGTTTGAGAACAACGACAACCTGGAGCTGATCTACGAGAACGGTCGCCCAAGCTACTACCGCGAAAGGTCTCCTCTTCTCAACTGGGCTGAAGAAAAGGGCGGCATCGTCGTTGACCCCATCTACCCAGCGGGTCTCACCATTCGCCCTGCCAACGGACCCGGATCCTTGACCATCGACGACATCGACACACAGAAAGTCCGCGCCCTTTCCGAGATCAACTCTCCCGTTATCCTGCGCGGATTCGTCAAGAAGCCTGATCGTGAGCGATTCATTAACCTCAGCCACCAGTTTGGAACACCACTGCCATGGAAGTTTGGCTTGTTGCTTGAGGTGAAGGATCGAGGACTGGAGACAAGGGGTCTTAACAATGTCCTTTCGGCGGAGCCTATGCCCATGCATTATGATGGGTTGTTCAAGACAGTGAAgcaggttgatgagagtGGCAAGGAGGTTTTGGTTTCTACACCGCCACAGTATGTTTCTCCGGCCAACACATTAATTCACTCACTAACAACGGCTCCAGATTCCAGCTCTTTGAGGGTGCGACAGCATCTCCACGAGACACAGGATTCACAATCTTTGCCTCATCAACCCTACTCTTCAAGTACCTCCCCAAGTGGCTCAAGATCGACGACCTATCCAAGCTCACATGGAGCGTGTCAACTTCTTCCTTCGACCAAACCGTCCTGAAGGGCCTACCCCTTGTTGTACCGCACCCAACCACAGAGAAGCCTTGCCTGCGCTACCATGAGCCATGGCCCCAGAGCAGGACTCAATTCGACGCCACAGACGTTATCATTGAAGGCCAAGAACCTGGTGAGAGTGCATCCATCTGCGCCGCTATCGATGCAACCCTCTACGATCGCAGAGTAGCGTACTATCACGCCTGGGACAAGGGAGATATTGTCGTCAGTGATAATGTTCTAATGATGCACACGAGGAGCGATTTCACTGCGGGCATTGATCGAGAGCTTTGGAGAATTCACTTTGATTAGATCATTGGCAGGTAATCTCAGTACCAGGAGAAGAGTCACTGGATCAACAACGATGGAGTTAGTTTCAATTGGCGAGTTGTACATTCAAGTTTGTGTTAGAAATATGAAAGGATATATACACACCCCCTGCTCGCCCTGTGAGTGATCTCCACAAGTGTCCTATGCCGCCAAACTGTCCAGTATTTTCGTAAAGATGCTCTT is from Fusarium keratoplasticum isolate Fu6.1 chromosome 11, whole genome shotgun sequence and encodes:
- a CDS encoding Zn(2)-C6 fungal-type domain-containing protein, which encodes MRTTLRRSCNACAKAKHSCDLRTPRCSRCIKRRVSCVYANEPLTLQAPEGPGHGRTMINKASKVTCIAQRDVKMSRKVHDGSVKLLNSVDTSFDPFDSYPPTRLSRIHVQRLIHHFLSNIAFQYYPLDLSMISNPFIVSWWPLALADPALFHVSIQTACLDEELRAHKGFPISELLMVDSVSLIRQKIENFSLAFQDDTLNSVVTLAAIEHGKGNVEASRTHIDGVKRIVGVRGGISHVRQSSPLTARMIAWVSMLVTGAPQFPIQDDLGIGDGVCPTLQWLLASPDFESPSEAIDDLDIDPAVIDILTRLRSISQEASSLSGTELHDLTCFVVHKLLLLPPLCTENLQQSAASESLRYAMALYMLAIHGTTYYSHIGLVMTIMQQFRSYLEVLVGSDVDESLKLWIFSVGMVSSIDPINSKWFTEQAYLAATSLKIQTWEDVLVHFKRILWMETPRGVIFQQRWEAMLT
- a CDS encoding TauD domain-containing protein; amino-acid sequence: MAVADVTSYPPVQPSFLHDVAADSMKPLASAVDTSALETSSKILDIIGRYRLNKGENIYASADQSVLKFIALIYTHVKAQQAVPLCLPAFPFKSPNSTSKVLGKLPDKAEEFALSHLNGMCQAIADIYPPGAKLTIISDGLVYNDLLGVPDKDVWGYGETLRALAASKGFAHISFARLRDLVDIDLPKELDEMTYVANASNFRRALLNTFSKPGWTWDEVRQAEDACMTYRGYIKFLQTDLETVYPIGEDRTKSRYKRGTEYIAKQMMARGDAFANAVRQKYPDHVRLSIHPSTGAVKLSISLLPTDSIYTTPWHSTLVLKLDGTIETGMRSQFENNDNLELIYENGRPSYYRERSPLLNWAEEKGGIVVDPIYPAGLTIRPANGPGSLTIDDIDTQKVRALSEINSPVILRGFVKKPDRERFINLSHQFGTPLPWKFGLLLEVKDRGLETRGLNNVLSAEPMPMHYDGLFKTVKQVDESGKEVLVSTPPQFQLFEGATASPRDTGFTIFASSTLLFKYLPKWLKIDDLSKLTWSVSTSSFDQTVLKGLPLVVPHPTTEKPCLRYHEPWPQSRTQFDATDVIIEGQEPGESASICAAIDATLYDRRVAYYHAWDKGDIVVSDNVLMMHTRSDFTAGIDRELWRIHFD
- a CDS encoding FAD-binding-3 domain-containing protein → MEQVDVTIVGGGPTGLFIALLLKPLGVSVRVLDEKPSTLELGRADALNARTQQYFEVAGILDELLPDGLKCNTSSTFKDGDFKSRQNEWWVGIQNALHKNFLMIGQPVVEQVMNNRLEGVVAYNEHVTDITETDDFVEVTTSSGRKIQSKYAVGADGARSFVRNTLGISFTGTKPEMVWAVLDTFLDTDFPTCPEIITFELDGQSRVAWIPRERGMSRFYVLLKGEVTQPLAEASIKEHLAPYRVDFKKTEWFSTFTIKERIAGSFVSKDGHGRIFLAGDAAHVHSVNGGQGLNTGAADAFALAWRLRLLVQPSLLAESALEKVIQSYDIERRSTAEQVIGVAAKLVRDTVHEAKKYVSTIERNAGFITGMGVSYNEFPTPLISGEQQGIWRPGDRCPDMVLATGSDETRLYSSVSYGKFLVLSIGQHLKDAPGNDQVSVFTVLPQGVANGHHELAEGEIVFSADWADASKPSVVVVRPDMYIGYVSQSVDDDGWSAYLSNILAQS
- a CDS encoding MFS domain-containing protein; amino-acid sequence: MASSKEASDEAPSVNDASTSTVIPDGGLLAWLQVAGSFCLYFCTWGLIASFGSFQTIYENDELSSRTPFQISVIGSLQTFLMVFSGFVMGPIYDAGYFRHLLAMGSFFIVIGTVLQSLCNRYWQYILTQGLMIGIGAGCLSILSVAITSLWFTTKLPLANGVAACGSGLGGVLLPIMVREIHARTTLPWAVRAVALLLLVMLGFANIVLRPRGAAKEPRQRRSLVDRTAFTDWPYLLFVAGCFSVFLGMYTPFVYIQPYALGQDIVSPKLALYLLAILNSSSIFGRIFPALLAQRIGPMNMIIATAVALGITSLCLMSATSLPRLLVTVLVHGFFTGSFFALQPTIFVRLASDPRMIGTRFGMAFSVMSFALLFGPPVAGALRRAKGYNGAWIWAGLTILVGGGLILTSRLFKGRGALRI